A genome region from Purpureocillium takamizusanense chromosome 8, complete sequence includes the following:
- a CDS encoding uncharacterized protein (COG:C~EggNog:ENOG503NUAB), which produces MAKPREPFWLGGAAACMAVCFTHPLDQTKYRMQVLKSTDTMLRTMSRLAARDGIPSLWAGLSASILRQGTYSTARFGIHASLSASLLQCSGRETLPLSWNVACAGLAGGLAGLIGNPTEVVLVRMCADGAKSPQDRFRYGNALVGMVRVWTDEGARAFTKGLAPNVARSILMSVSQIATYVSAKQHLVRSAGRNDDIATHVLSSLAAGTVATTLCAPADVLKSRMQNSAGKDSLLRVIRSGLREEGPRFLMKGWTPAWLRLTPHTVLTFVFMEQLRKITQLQLFPRDAATCKL; this is translated from the exons ATGGCCAAGCCAAGGGAGCCGTTCTGGTTGGG gggcgccgcggcatgcATGGCTGTGTGCTTCA CACATCCGCTGGACCAAACCAAATA CCGCATGCAGGTACTCAAGTCGACCGACACTATGCTGCGCACCATGTCCCGCCtggccgcgcgcgacg GCATCCCCTCTCTTTGGGCTGGCCTCTCTGCGTCTATCCTACGCCAGGGCACCTATTCCACCGCTCGCTTCGGCATCCACGCCTCCCTCTCCGCGTCGCTCCTCCAGTGCTCCGGCCGCGAGACCCTCCCGCTGTCATGGAACGTCGCCTGCGCGGGGCTCGCCGGTGGCCTCGCAGGTCTCATAGGCAATCCGACcgaggtcgtcctcgtccgcatgtgcgccgacggcgccaagtCTCCGCAGGACCGCTTCCGCTACGGcaacgccctcgtcggcatgGTGAGAGTCTGgaccgacgagggcgcccgcgcctttACCAAGGGCCTCGCGCCAAACGTGGCCCGGAGTATCCTCATGA GCGTCTCTCAGATTGCAAC GTATGTATCCGCTAAGCAGCATCTTGTTCGGTCCGCGGggcgcaacgacgacatcgcGACGCACGTTCTGTCgtcgctcgctgctggcaccgtcgccaccacGCTTTGCGCCCCGGCCGACGTGCTGAAGAGCCGCATGCAGAACAGCGCAGGCAAGGAT AGTCTCCTTCGAGTGATCCGGTCGGGGTTGCGGGAAGAGGGCCCGCGATTCCTCATGAAGGGATGGACACCCGCCTGGCTGCGGTTGAC GCCGCACACGGTACTCACCTTTGTCTTCATGGAACAGTTGCGGAAGATCACGCAGTTGCAACTCTTTCCTCGGGACGCGGCGACCTGTAAACTGTAG
- a CDS encoding uncharacterized protein (COG:C~EggNog:ENOG503NUAB) encodes MQVLKSTDTMLRTMSRLAARDGIPSLWAGLSASILRQGTYSTARFGIHASLSASLLQCSGRETLPLSWNVACAGLAGGLAGLIGNPTEVVLVRMCADGAKSPQDRFRYGNALVGMVRVWTDEGARAFTKGLAPNVARSILMSVSQIATYVSAKQHLVRSAGRNDDIATHVLSSLAAGTVATTLCAPADVLKSRMQNSAGKDSLLRVIRSGLREEGPRFLMKGWTPAWLRLTPHTVLTFVFMEQLRKITQLQLFPRDAATCKL; translated from the exons ATGCAGGTACTCAAGTCGACCGACACTATGCTGCGCACCATGTCCCGCCtggccgcgcgcgacg GCATCCCCTCTCTTTGGGCTGGCCTCTCTGCGTCTATCCTACGCCAGGGCACCTATTCCACCGCTCGCTTCGGCATCCACGCCTCCCTCTCCGCGTCGCTCCTCCAGTGCTCCGGCCGCGAGACCCTCCCGCTGTCATGGAACGTCGCCTGCGCGGGGCTCGCCGGTGGCCTCGCAGGTCTCATAGGCAATCCGACcgaggtcgtcctcgtccgcatgtgcgccgacggcgccaagtCTCCGCAGGACCGCTTCCGCTACGGcaacgccctcgtcggcatgGTGAGAGTCTGgaccgacgagggcgcccgcgcctttACCAAGGGCCTCGCGCCAAACGTGGCCCGGAGTATCCTCATGA GCGTCTCTCAGATTGCAAC GTATGTATCCGCTAAGCAGCATCTTGTTCGGTCCGCGGggcgcaacgacgacatcgcGACGCACGTTCTGTCgtcgctcgctgctggcaccgtcgccaccacGCTTTGCGCCCCGGCCGACGTGCTGAAGAGCCGCATGCAGAACAGCGCAGGCAAGGAT AGTCTCCTTCGAGTGATCCGGTCGGGGTTGCGGGAAGAGGGCCCGCGATTCCTCATGAAGGGATGGACACCCGCCTGGCTGCGGTTGAC GCCGCACACGGTACTCACCTTTGTCTTCATGGAACAGTTGCGGAAGATCACGCAGTTGCAACTCTTTCCTCGGGACGCGGCGACCTGTAAACTGTAG
- a CDS encoding uncharacterized protein (COG:K~TransMembrane:2 (o269-290i311-327o)~EggNog:ENOG503NWZV): MDAASSPRPKQAACLVCRRSKIKCEWTPPDGRCKRCVQLDCDCVRPDFHAGRQKGIKNKRVGLDKALYQIEQAVKRARGGQKHSTDDAKVMTHLRDLLGGAVDTAETSPSQASASQQRSHGDTEETSSSGDDDDGDGEDTGGAASMANNFVHRTEESLAIDDAENPLQLLARASYIQPSSDSRSRPSPQVRQSFHQSPGQADESAALEEFFTSTHVSLDVGDDIDPITLGLVTQEEAETLFSYFHANLAHTRWGLDPRIHGVSFTRGRSAFLCASVMAASALFMPSAAALSKRLSNHVKALAQRVMLRRHKSVEIVLAFMINIPWMFPGQHSTDDEACVYISMATSIAIDLSLHKVLVPTELLQQGSKLTLARGECLDTRMALALDGFPDVEPWSDTGKLLLRNRERCWISLFVLERGMSLARGRPFAVPVTRVIKDCDNWHRTSQSDVQDGALVSMAVLRRNLDGLFSTVRSLCDGSQNATSDGSLIAQSIQGSIERFFDQWLTEWGASIGIGPQRRLPPYVEILVTHTRLSAYGGIINHPTAPTEVRRFFRTAGLSSALNVMRAAIQGESQLQSMPNNTTIMISFAACFALTLSAYTTGSSTLAPSIRKLIDEAAGVLERIGTVTEHRNGLSLLYGKYLRQIVQKATVAGVSAPAHQANSAAAPQMAVGEPVAAQPSFMAQQQLLWPEPLQFSAMSDDQIAHVLNQPGNEFEPSFGGLSWADMNNFDWLYWPEF, encoded by the exons ATGGATGCCGCCAGCTCCCCGCGGCCCAAGcaggctgcctgcctcgtctgccgccgcagcaagaTCAAGTGCGAGTGGACGCCGCCCGACGGCCGCTGCAAGCGCTGTGTCCAGCTCGACTGCGATTGCGTGCGGCCCGACTTCCACGCCGGCAGGCAAAAGGGCATCAAGAA CAAACGCGTCGGCCTGGACAAGGCGCTGTACCAGATCGAACAGGCCGTCAAGCGAGCCAGGGGAGGACAAAAGCACAGCACCGACGATGCCAAGGTCATGACGCACCTGCGCGACCTGCTGGGCGGAGCTGTCGACACCGCCGAGACATCGCCCAGCcaggcgtcggcgtctcAGCAGCGGTCCCACGGTGACACCGAGGAGACGTCGTCCagtggcgatgatgacgacggcgacggcgaggataCCGGGGGCGCCGCGTCCATGGCCAACAACTTTGTGCACCGCACTGAGGAAAGCCTCGCAAttgacgatgccgagaaccccctgcagctgctcgcccgtGCCTCGTACATCCAGCCCTCCAGCGACTCGCGTAGTAGGCCGTCGCCCCAGGTGCGCCAGAGTTTCCACCAGAGCCCGGGGCAGGCCGACGAGTCCGCGGCTCTCGAGGAATTCTTCACCTCGACGCACGTGAGCCTCGATGTCGGGGATGACATTGATCCCATCACGCTCGGCCTGGTCAcgcaggaggaggcagagACTCTCTTTTCTTA CTTTCATGCCAACCTGGCACACACGCGTTGGGGGCTGGACCCCAGGATACACGGCGTCTCGTTTACCCGTGGGCGCTCCGCCTTCCTCTGCGcgtccgtcatggccgcctcggccttgttcatgccctcggcggcggccctaTCCAAGAGGCTTTCGAACCACGTCAAGGCACTGGCGCAGAGGGTCATGCTCCGCAGGCACAAGTCGGTCGAGATTGTCCTCGCCTTCATGATCAACATCCCGTGGATGTTCCCAggccagcacagcacggaTGACGAGGCATGCGTGTACATCTCCATGGCCACAAGCATCGCCATTGATCTGTCCCTCCACAAGGTTTTGGTGCcgacggagctgctgcagcaagGCTCCAAGCTGaccctcgcgcgcggcgagtgTCTCGACACTCGCAtggccctggcccttgaCGGCTTTCCGGACGTCGAGCCGTGGTCAGACACGGGAAAGCTGCTTCTGCGTAACAGGGAACGATGCTGGATCTCCTTGTTTGTTCTCGAGCGAGG CATGTCCctcgcgcgagggcggccattTGCTGTGCCCGTGACCCGGGTGATCAAGGACTGCGATAATTGGCACCGCACATCCCAGAGCGACGTCCAGGATGGCGCCCTGGTATCCATGGCCGTTCTGCGGAGGAACCTG GACGGCCTCTTCAGCACCGTGCGATCCCTTTGCGACGGATCGCAGAATGCGACGAGCGACGGGTCGCTGATAGCGCAGTCGATACAGGGCTCCATCGAGCGCTTCTTCGACCAGTGGCTGACGGAATGGGGCGCCTCCATCGGTATCGGCCCGCAGCGGCGTCTGCCACCCTACGTTGAGATTCTTGTGACGCACACGCGCCTGTCCGCCTATGGAGGCATCATCAACCaccccacggcgccgaccgAGGTGCGGCGCTTCTTCCGGACTGCGGGGCTGTCGTCTGCCCTCAACGTCATGAGGGCCGCTATTCAAGGGGAATCCCAGCTACAGTCGATGCCCAACAACACGACCATCATGATCTCATTCGCGGCATGCTTCGCCCTGACGCTCAGCGCCTACACGACGGGCAGCTCAACGCTGGCTCCTAGCATCAGGAAACTgatcgacgaggcggcgggcgtgctAGAGCGCATTGGCACGGTGACGGAGCATCGCAATGGGCTGTCACTGCTGTACGGCAAATACTTGCGGCAGATTGTCCAAAAGGCAACCGTCGCGGGCGtttcggcgccggcgcaccAGGCAaactcggccgccgcgccccaaatggccgtcggcgagcccgtggcggcgcagcccAGTTTCATGGCACAACAACAGCTGCTGTGGCCGGAGCCGCTGCAGTTCTCGGCCATGTCGGACGACCAGATCGCGCACGTGCTGAACCAGCCGGGCAACGAGTTTGAGCCGTCATTTGGCGGCCTGTCGTGGGCAGACATGAACAACTTTGACTGGCTGTACTGGCCCGAATTTTGA